Proteins encoded together in one Bradyrhizobium sp. PSBB068 window:
- a CDS encoding sulfite exporter TauE/SafE family protein, whose product MDIQTGLLLFAAGIAGGIINALAGGATLITFPAMLAAGLPAIIANASNAVAISPGHLIAALADRGKLPPPTRRTISLVLVSTLGGAIGAGVLLLLPERLFVLPVPALIGFATLLFAFAPHIQSWTIGQQKTATLPSTRASAAVLGLACVYGGFFGAGLGVILTAALSVTEPNDIRAIKALKNLLATCVSLAATAIFIVQGAVRWPETWVMLLGAMAGGYAGGHLIRVLPATIVRQFVIVAGAAMTVLYAARYWF is encoded by the coding sequence ATGGATATCCAGACAGGCCTTCTGCTGTTCGCCGCCGGTATCGCGGGAGGCATCATCAACGCCTTGGCGGGCGGCGCGACGCTGATCACGTTTCCGGCGATGCTCGCGGCGGGCTTGCCGGCGATCATCGCCAACGCATCGAACGCGGTGGCGATCTCGCCGGGGCATCTGATCGCCGCGCTCGCCGATCGCGGCAAGCTGCCGCCGCCGACACGGCGCACGATCAGCCTCGTCCTCGTCTCGACGCTCGGCGGCGCGATCGGCGCCGGCGTCCTGCTGCTGCTTCCCGAGCGGCTATTCGTGCTGCCGGTGCCGGCCCTGATCGGCTTCGCGACGCTGTTGTTTGCCTTCGCGCCGCATATCCAGAGCTGGACCATCGGGCAGCAGAAGACCGCGACCCTGCCCTCGACCCGGGCGAGCGCTGCCGTGCTGGGACTGGCATGTGTCTATGGCGGGTTCTTCGGCGCCGGGCTCGGCGTCATCCTGACCGCGGCGCTGTCGGTCACGGAGCCCAACGATATCAGGGCGATCAAGGCGTTGAAGAACCTGCTTGCGACCTGCGTGTCGCTCGCCGCCACAGCGATCTTCATCGTGCAGGGAGCGGTGCGCTGGCCGGAGACGTGGGTCATGCTGCTCGGCGCCATGGCCGGCGGCTATGCGGGAGGTCACCTGATCCGGGTGCTTCCCGCGACCATCGTCCGCCAGTTCGTCATTGTGGCGGGAGCGGCGATGACCGTGCTCTACGCCGCGCGATACTGGTTCTAG
- the gatB gene encoding Asp-tRNA(Asn)/Glu-tRNA(Gln) amidotransferase subunit GatB, whose amino-acid sequence MTAAAAPHKLIKSATGDWEVVIGMEVHAQVTSNSKLFSGASTAFGGEPNSHVSLVDAAMPGMLPVINEECVRQAVLTGLGLNAKINLRSVFDRKNYFYPDSPQGYQISQYKSPIVGEGEVSLELDGGRSVTIGIERLHLEQDAGKLLHDQSPTMSYVDLNRCGVALMEIVSKPDIRDAEQAKAYVTKLRSILRYLGTCDGDMEKGSLRADVNVSVRRYGETAFGTRCEIKNMNSINFIGQAIEYEARRQIEIIEDGGSIDQETRLFDPNKGETRSMRSKEEAHDYRYFPDPDLLPLEFTQAFVDDLKAQLPELPDQKRSRFVTGFGLSPYDASVLVAERESAEFYETVLAGLADKARDGKLAANWVINELFGRLNKESVAIAASPVSAQQLAAIVDLIGEGTISGKIAKGLFEIVWQEGGDPRALVETRGMKQVTDLGAIEKVVDDIIAANPDKVEQAKAKPQLVGWFVGQVMKSSGGKANPQAVNDLLKSKLGI is encoded by the coding sequence ATGACCGCAGCTGCCGCCCCGCATAAACTGATCAAGAGCGCCACCGGCGATTGGGAGGTCGTGATCGGCATGGAGGTCCATGCCCAGGTCACCTCGAACTCAAAGCTGTTCTCCGGCGCATCGACCGCGTTCGGCGGCGAGCCGAACTCCCATGTCTCGCTGGTCGATGCCGCGATGCCGGGCATGCTGCCTGTGATCAACGAGGAGTGCGTCCGCCAGGCGGTGCTCACCGGTCTCGGGCTGAATGCGAAGATCAATTTGCGCTCGGTGTTCGACCGCAAGAACTATTTCTATCCGGACTCGCCGCAGGGCTACCAGATCAGCCAGTACAAGTCGCCGATCGTGGGTGAGGGCGAGGTATCGCTCGAGCTCGACGGCGGCCGCAGCGTCACCATCGGGATCGAGCGGCTGCACCTGGAACAGGACGCCGGCAAGCTGCTGCACGATCAGTCGCCGACGATGTCCTATGTCGACCTCAACCGGTGCGGTGTCGCGCTGATGGAGATCGTCTCCAAGCCCGACATCCGCGACGCCGAGCAGGCCAAGGCCTACGTCACCAAGCTGCGCTCGATCCTGCGCTACCTCGGCACCTGCGACGGCGACATGGAGAAGGGCAGCCTGCGCGCCGACGTCAACGTCTCGGTGCGCCGTTACGGCGAGACCGCGTTCGGCACCCGCTGCGAAATCAAGAACATGAACTCGATCAACTTCATCGGCCAGGCGATTGAGTACGAGGCACGGCGCCAGATCGAGATCATCGAGGATGGCGGCTCGATCGACCAGGAAACCCGGCTGTTCGACCCGAACAAGGGCGAGACGCGCTCGATGCGTTCCAAGGAAGAGGCGCACGACTATCGCTACTTCCCGGATCCCGATCTGTTGCCGCTCGAGTTCACCCAGGCCTTCGTCGACGACCTCAAGGCGCAGCTGCCGGAACTGCCGGACCAGAAGCGGTCCCGTTTTGTTACGGGCTTCGGCCTGTCGCCCTATGACGCAAGCGTGCTGGTCGCCGAGCGCGAGAGCGCGGAGTTCTACGAGACGGTGCTTGCAGGCCTTGCCGACAAGGCGCGCGACGGCAAGCTCGCCGCCAACTGGGTGATCAACGAGCTGTTCGGCCGTCTGAACAAGGAGAGCGTTGCGATCGCGGCCTCGCCGGTGTCGGCGCAGCAGCTCGCAGCGATCGTCGATCTGATCGGCGAGGGAACGATTTCCGGCAAGATCGCCAAGGGCTTGTTCGAGATCGTCTGGCAGGAGGGCGGCGATCCGCGCGCACTCGTCGAGACGCGCGGCATGAAGCAGGTCACCGACCTCGGCGCGATCGAGAAGGTGGTCGACGACATCATCGCGGCCAATCCCGACAAGGTCGAGCAGGCAAAGGCGAAGCCGCAACTGGTCGGCTGGTTCGTCGGTCAGGTGATGAAGTCGTCGGGCGGCAAGGCGAACCCGCAGGCGGTCAACGACCTCTTGAAGTCGAAGCTCGGCATCTGA
- a CDS encoding patatin-like phospholipase family protein yields the protein MLVAVVAAGLAGCASVYNLPGNVPLGAALADNSSAREIPPYEDDLLLALSFSGGGTRAAAFSFGVLEELDRVRSSAAGTKTLLDRVDFVSGVSGGSVTAAYFGLKRRAALADFRERFLLRNAEEGLKTRISLGNIGRALGGGVNDSQFTDWLDQNLFDGARFEALPDDRRPRVWINASDIYNRTPFVFGKTSFDALCSDIRSYRVAEAVAASAAVPLAFAPIVLQTYPGGCAAPLPPWYDRVRNDPNAQPLLRSYAEAQARYRDGSMRYVKLLDGGLVDNYGLSALSIGLLAAQRPYEPLDERQAAKLKRILFLVVDAGRGVSGDFVQTLEGPNGVELVSAAADTAIDASVRSSYAAFTSLASDWSGKLKRWRCGLSAADRSRLGVGAGWKCGDVTIYVERLGFDRLGPERAGILNAIATRLSLPPEQVDQLIVGGADALRASKAYQQFRRGL from the coding sequence CTGCTGGTGGCCGTGGTGGCAGCGGGCCTTGCCGGCTGCGCTTCCGTCTATAATCTGCCCGGCAATGTGCCGCTCGGTGCCGCGCTCGCCGACAACAGCAGCGCCCGCGAAATTCCACCTTACGAAGATGACCTGCTGCTGGCGCTGTCGTTCTCCGGCGGCGGCACGCGCGCCGCGGCGTTCTCGTTCGGCGTGCTGGAAGAACTCGACCGGGTGCGCTCCAGCGCCGCCGGCACCAAGACGCTGCTCGACCGCGTCGACTTCGTCTCGGGCGTCTCCGGCGGATCGGTCACCGCCGCCTATTTCGGATTGAAGCGGCGCGCGGCGCTCGCCGATTTCCGCGAACGCTTCCTGCTGCGCAATGCCGAGGAGGGACTGAAGACCAGGATCTCGCTCGGCAATATCGGGCGCGCGCTGGGCGGCGGCGTCAACGACAGCCAGTTCACCGACTGGCTCGACCAGAACCTGTTCGACGGTGCGCGGTTCGAGGCATTGCCCGACGATCGCCGGCCGCGGGTGTGGATCAACGCGTCCGACATCTACAACCGCACGCCGTTCGTGTTCGGCAAGACCTCGTTCGACGCGCTGTGCAGCGACATCCGCTCTTATCGTGTCGCAGAGGCCGTGGCGGCATCTGCCGCGGTGCCGCTGGCATTCGCCCCGATCGTGCTGCAAACCTATCCCGGCGGCTGCGCCGCCCCGCTGCCGCCCTGGTACGATCGGGTGCGCAACGATCCGAACGCGCAACCGTTGCTGCGGTCCTATGCCGAGGCCCAGGCGCGCTACCGCGACGGCTCGATGCGCTACGTCAAGCTGCTCGATGGCGGGCTGGTCGACAATTACGGGCTGTCGGCGCTCAGCATCGGTCTGCTCGCCGCGCAGCGTCCTTACGAGCCGCTCGACGAGCGACAGGCGGCCAAGCTGAAGCGCATCCTGTTCCTGGTGGTCGATGCCGGCCGCGGCGTCTCCGGCGATTTCGTGCAGACGCTCGAAGGACCGAACGGTGTCGAGCTGGTGTCCGCGGCCGCCGACACCGCGATCGATGCCAGCGTGCGCTCGAGCTACGCCGCCTTCACGTCGCTCGCCAGCGACTGGTCGGGCAAGCTGAAGCGCTGGCGCTGCGGCCTGTCGGCGGCGGATCGGAGCCGGCTCGGCGTCGGCGCCGGCTGGAAGTGCGGCGACGTCACGATCTATGTCGAGCGGCTCGGCTTCGACCGGCTGGGACCGGAACGCGCCGGTATCCTGAACGCCATCGCGACGCGGCTGTCGCTGCCGCCGGAGCAGGTCGACCAGCTGATCGTGGGCGGCGCGGACGCGCTGCGCGCCAGCAAGGCCTACCAGCAGTTCCGGCGCGGGCTCTGA
- the gatA gene encoding Asp-tRNA(Asn)/Glu-tRNA(Gln) amidotransferase subunit GatA, whose product MTDLTSLTIAEAREGLASKSFTAAELTDAHLAAIEAARVLNAYVLETPDRAREMAKAADEKIAKGEGGPLAGIPLGIKDLFATRDIRTTACSKILGNFIPPYESTVTSQLWRDGAVLLGKLNNDEFAMGSSNETSHFGPVTNPWRREGSNTTLVPGGSSGGSASAVAALLCMGATATDTGGSIRQPAAFTATVGIKPTYGRCSRWGIVAFASSLDQAGPIARTTRDAAILMRSMAGHDPKDTTSVDIAVPDYEAAIGKSVKGMKIGIPKEYRLDGMPAEIEKLWSEGAQWLKAAGAELVEVSLPHTKYALPAYYIVAPAEASSNLARYDGVRYGLRDPGKNIIEMYENTRADGFGDEVRRRVLIGTYVLSAGYYDAYYLRAQKVRTLIKKDFEDCFAKGVNAILTPATPSAAFGIGEKGGADPVEMYLNDIFTVTVNMAGLPGIAVPAGKDSQGLPLGLQLIGRPFDEETLFSLGEVIEQAAGRFTAPKWW is encoded by the coding sequence ATGACCGATTTGACATCGCTGACGATCGCCGAGGCCCGCGAGGGCCTGGCGAGCAAGTCTTTCACCGCCGCTGAGCTGACCGATGCGCATCTCGCCGCCATCGAGGCCGCGCGGGTGCTCAATGCCTATGTGCTCGAAACACCTGACCGTGCCCGCGAGATGGCGAAGGCCGCCGACGAGAAGATCGCCAAGGGCGAGGGCGGACCGCTGGCCGGCATTCCGCTCGGCATCAAGGACCTGTTCGCGACCCGCGATATCAGGACCACGGCGTGCTCGAAGATCCTCGGCAATTTCATCCCGCCCTACGAGTCGACAGTGACCTCGCAGCTGTGGCGCGACGGTGCGGTGCTGCTCGGCAAGCTCAACAATGACGAGTTCGCGATGGGCTCGTCGAACGAGACGTCGCATTTCGGCCCGGTCACCAATCCGTGGCGACGCGAGGGCAGCAACACCACGCTGGTGCCGGGCGGTTCGTCCGGCGGTTCGGCCTCCGCGGTGGCGGCGCTGCTCTGCATGGGCGCGACGGCGACCGACACCGGCGGCTCGATCCGCCAGCCTGCGGCGTTCACCGCGACCGTCGGCATCAAGCCGACCTACGGCCGCTGCTCGCGCTGGGGCATCGTGGCGTTCGCGTCCTCGCTCGACCAGGCCGGCCCGATCGCGCGCACGACGCGCGACGCCGCGATCCTGATGCGCTCGATGGCCGGGCACGATCCGAAGGACACCACGTCGGTCGACATCGCCGTGCCGGACTACGAGGCCGCGATCGGCAAGTCCGTGAAGGGCATGAAGATCGGTATTCCCAAAGAGTATCGCCTCGACGGCATGCCGGCCGAGATCGAAAAGCTCTGGAGCGAGGGCGCGCAATGGCTGAAGGCCGCAGGCGCCGAGCTCGTCGAGGTGTCGCTGCCGCACACCAAATACGCGCTGCCGGCCTACTACATCGTGGCGCCGGCGGAAGCCTCGTCGAACCTCGCGCGCTATGACGGCGTGCGCTACGGACTGCGCGATCCCGGCAAGAACATCATCGAGATGTACGAGAACACCCGCGCCGACGGCTTTGGCGACGAGGTCCGCCGCCGCGTGCTGATCGGCACCTACGTGCTCTCGGCCGGCTATTACGATGCCTATTATCTGCGCGCGCAGAAGGTGCGGACGCTGATCAAGAAGGATTTCGAGGACTGCTTCGCCAAGGGCGTGAACGCGATCCTGACGCCGGCGACGCCGTCGGCGGCGTTCGGCATCGGCGAGAAGGGCGGCGCCGATCCCGTTGAGATGTATCTCAACGACATCTTCACGGTGACCGTGAACATGGCGGGCCTGCCGGGCATCGCCGTGCCCGCGGGCAAGGACAGCCAGGGTCTGCCGCTCGGCCTGCAACTGATTGGCCGTCCGTTCGACGAGGAGACGTTGTTCTCGCTCGGCGAGGTGATCGAGCAGGCGGCCGGCCGCTTCACGGCGCCCAAATGGTGGTGA
- the gatC gene encoding Asp-tRNA(Asn)/Glu-tRNA(Gln) amidotransferase subunit GatC: MSVDATTVRRIAHLARIAVSDAEVPHLQGELNAMLAFVEQLSEVNIEGVEPMTSVTPMEMKKRADVVNDGEIADIIVRNAPDTANDFFLVPKVVE, encoded by the coding sequence ATGTCCGTAGATGCCACGACCGTCCGCCGCATCGCGCATCTGGCGCGGATCGCGGTCAGCGACGCCGAGGTTCCCCATCTCCAGGGCGAACTGAACGCGATGCTGGCCTTTGTCGAGCAGCTGTCGGAGGTGAATATCGAGGGCGTCGAGCCGATGACCTCGGTGACGCCGATGGAGATGAAGAAGCGCGCCGACGTGGTCAATGACGGCGAGATTGCCGATATCATCGTCCGCAATGCGCCCGACACCGCGAACGACTTCTTCCTGGTGCCGAAGGTGGTCGAGTAG
- a CDS encoding nitronate monooxygenase — MWPDRRLIDRFKTEFPIVLAPMAGVMDADLVIAVAQGGGLGSLPCAMLSAEKAREQVNIIRQRVSAPINLNFFCHKAVDADPAREAQWRQRLAPYYREHGLDPNAPINAANRAPFDAAFCAVVEELKPEVVSFHFGLPEPKLLQRVKGTGAIVMSSATTVKEAIWLEENGADVVIAQGADAGGHRAMFLTDDIAEQPGTFSLLPQVVDAVKVPVVAAGGIADGRGIAAAFALGASAVQVGTAYLRCPESKVSAQGRVALAQASDESTVITNVMTGRPARGVANRVMREVGPISPDAPAFPHAATALGPLKAAAEKQGKVDFTNLWAGQAVRMGKEMPAAELTRALAGAALARMGALSQA; from the coding sequence ATGTGGCCGGACCGTCGATTGATCGATCGCTTCAAGACCGAATTCCCGATCGTGCTGGCGCCGATGGCCGGCGTGATGGATGCCGACCTGGTGATCGCGGTGGCGCAGGGCGGCGGGCTCGGCTCGCTGCCATGCGCGATGTTGTCGGCCGAGAAGGCGCGAGAGCAGGTCAACATCATCCGCCAGCGCGTGTCTGCGCCGATCAACCTCAATTTCTTCTGCCACAAGGCGGTCGATGCCGATCCGGCGCGCGAGGCACAATGGCGGCAGCGGCTCGCGCCTTACTACCGCGAGCACGGCCTCGATCCCAACGCACCGATCAACGCGGCGAACCGCGCGCCGTTCGATGCGGCGTTCTGCGCCGTGGTCGAGGAGCTGAAGCCCGAGGTCGTCAGCTTCCATTTCGGCCTGCCTGAGCCAAAACTGTTGCAACGGGTGAAGGGGACGGGCGCCATCGTGATGTCGTCGGCGACGACCGTGAAGGAGGCGATCTGGCTCGAGGAGAACGGCGCCGACGTGGTCATCGCGCAGGGCGCCGACGCCGGCGGCCATCGCGCCATGTTCCTGACCGATGATATCGCCGAGCAGCCGGGCACTTTCTCGCTGCTGCCGCAGGTGGTGGATGCGGTGAAGGTGCCGGTCGTCGCGGCGGGCGGCATCGCCGACGGGCGCGGCATCGCGGCGGCCTTCGCGCTCGGTGCCTCGGCCGTGCAGGTCGGCACGGCCTATCTGCGTTGCCCGGAATCCAAGGTGAGCGCGCAGGGCCGTGTCGCGCTGGCGCAGGCCAGCGATGAATCGACCGTCATCACCAATGTGATGACCGGCCGTCCGGCGCGCGGCGTCGCCAACCGTGTGATGCGCGAGGTCGGCCCGATCTCGCCTGACGCGCCGGCGTTCCCGCACGCGGCCACCGCCCTCGGGCCGTTGAAGGCAGCTGCCGAAAAGCAGGGCAAGGTCGATTTCACCAATCTGTGGGCCGGGCAGGCGGTGCGGATGGGCAAGGAGATGCCGGCCGCCGAGCTGACCCGCGCACTCGCCGGCGCGGCGCTGGCGCGGATGGGGGCGCTGTCTCAGGCCTGA
- a CDS encoding nitronate monooxygenase: MLGPLRLGVQNSKSRTGSKRMPIGTELTARLGTEHPILAAPMAMITGSRLVKAVSEAGGFGILGGGYGEKAWLEAETAALRGFRRPFGIGFITWSLAKQPELMDIALEARPRAVMLSFGDPAPFAPDIKAAGALLICQVQNEEMAQAALDCGADILIAQGTEAGGHGASRTTLDIVPAIIDFAAGRVPVVAAGGIADGRGVAAMMMLGASGVLMGTRFYASVEADAPERAKQLIRAAKSGETVRGVVMDWSRKLIWPAPFTARSLANDHLRRWSGHEIELMQRVDEIAVEYAAARSAGNFDIAAVFAGESVGLIHDIVPAAEIVGRIVAEAEQSLQGRRNFSPSPLVGEGGHRRPPAAVYE, encoded by the coding sequence ATGTTAGGCCCGCTTAGGCTTGGAGTCCAGAACAGCAAGTCCAGAACAGGGAGCAAGCGCATGCCGATCGGCACCGAATTGACGGCGCGTCTGGGCACCGAACATCCGATCCTGGCGGCGCCGATGGCGATGATCACGGGCAGCCGGCTGGTGAAGGCGGTGAGCGAGGCTGGCGGCTTCGGCATTCTGGGCGGCGGCTATGGTGAGAAGGCCTGGCTCGAGGCGGAGACCGCGGCGCTCAGGGGATTTCGCCGTCCGTTCGGCATCGGCTTCATCACCTGGAGTCTCGCCAAGCAACCCGAACTGATGGACATCGCGCTGGAGGCGCGGCCGCGCGCGGTGATGCTGTCGTTCGGCGATCCCGCGCCGTTCGCGCCTGATATCAAAGCCGCCGGCGCGCTTCTGATCTGCCAGGTGCAGAATGAGGAGATGGCGCAAGCGGCGCTCGATTGCGGCGCCGACATCCTGATTGCGCAGGGAACGGAGGCGGGTGGTCACGGCGCGTCGCGCACCACGCTCGACATCGTGCCTGCGATCATCGATTTCGCGGCAGGACGTGTGCCTGTGGTCGCAGCCGGCGGCATCGCTGATGGCCGCGGTGTCGCCGCGATGATGATGCTCGGCGCGTCCGGCGTGCTGATGGGCACGCGCTTCTATGCCAGCGTCGAGGCCGACGCGCCCGAGCGGGCGAAGCAGTTGATCCGTGCGGCCAAGAGCGGCGAGACGGTGCGCGGCGTCGTGATGGACTGGTCGCGCAAGCTGATCTGGCCGGCGCCGTTCACGGCGCGCTCGCTTGCCAACGATCACCTGCGGCGCTGGTCCGGCCACGAGATCGAGCTGATGCAGCGGGTGGACGAGATCGCTGTGGAATATGCCGCGGCGCGGAGCGCGGGCAATTTCGACATTGCCGCAGTGTTTGCCGGCGAGTCCGTCGGCCTGATCCATGATATCGTTCCCGCGGCCGAGATCGTCGGCCGCATCGTCGCCGAAGCCGAGCAGTCGCTGCAGGGCCGGCGCAACTTTTCACCTTCTCCCCTTGTGGGAGAAGGTGGTCATAGGCGGCCTCCGGCCGCCGTATATGAGTAG
- a CDS encoding LysR family transcriptional regulator, whose translation MELTDLLTFSTVARLGGITRAAEELNTVQSNVTQRIKALEAEIGTALFERHSRGMSLTGAGRRLLPYAQRMAALSREAVLAARDDGEPKGPLSIGSMETTAAVRLPTLLAEFHRRYPAVRLTLRTAPSADLVAAVLDGSLDGAFVAGPIEHAELSATSAFTEELVLVTAQRWKSLAALRAGTPESGPTALVFRTGCTYRQRLEQVFTEFGWPSAARFELGTLDGMVGCVAADMGVTLLPRAVVERDHVQRDINIHKLNPKHAQVETLFIQRRTAHQYSPLQGLVACLGGDDRVIAA comes from the coding sequence ATGGAATTGACCGACCTGCTCACCTTTTCCACGGTCGCCCGGCTCGGCGGCATCACCCGGGCCGCCGAAGAGCTGAATACCGTGCAGTCCAACGTCACCCAGCGCATCAAGGCGCTGGAGGCCGAGATCGGCACCGCGCTGTTCGAGCGGCACAGCCGCGGCATGTCGCTGACCGGCGCCGGCCGCCGCCTGCTGCCGTATGCGCAGCGCATGGCGGCGCTGTCGCGCGAAGCCGTGCTCGCCGCGCGCGACGACGGCGAGCCGAAGGGGCCGCTGTCGATCGGCTCGATGGAGACCACCGCTGCGGTGCGGCTGCCGACGTTGCTTGCCGAGTTTCACCGCCGCTATCCGGCGGTGCGCCTGACCTTGCGCACCGCGCCGAGCGCCGATCTCGTCGCCGCCGTACTCGACGGCTCGCTCGATGGCGCCTTCGTCGCCGGTCCGATCGAGCATGCCGAGCTGTCCGCGACATCGGCCTTCACCGAGGAACTGGTGCTCGTCACCGCGCAGCGCTGGAAGTCGCTCGCCGCCTTGCGCGCCGGCACACCGGAATCGGGCCCCACCGCGCTGGTGTTCCGCACCGGCTGCACCTATCGGCAGCGCCTCGAACAGGTGTTCACCGAGTTCGGCTGGCCGTCGGCCGCGCGCTTCGAACTCGGCACGCTCGACGGCATGGTCGGCTGCGTCGCCGCCGACATGGGCGTGACGCTGTTGCCGCGCGCGGTCGTCGAGCGTGACCACGTCCAGCGCGACATCAATATCCACAAGCTCAATCCGAAGCATGCGCAGGTCGAGACGCTGTTCATCCAGCGCCGCACCGCACACCAGTACAGTCCGTTGCAGGGCCTCGTCGCGTGCCTCGGTGGCGACGATCGGGTGATCGCTGCCTGA
- the ruvX gene encoding Holliday junction resolvase RuvX, producing MPAPILPLIEAAPHWPDRGALVGLDLGTKTIGVAVSDPDRRLATGVQTIQRKQFKVDAARLLAIAAERNAVGFVLGLPINMDGSEGPRAQSTRAFARNLSNLTALAIGLWDERLSTAAVERELIGMDVSRARRAEVIDEHAAIFILQGALDRLAKLRGDR from the coding sequence ATGCCTGCCCCCATCCTTCCCCTGATCGAAGCTGCGCCGCACTGGCCCGACCGCGGCGCGCTGGTCGGCCTCGACCTCGGCACCAAGACGATCGGCGTTGCCGTCTCCGATCCGGACCGGCGGCTCGCGACCGGTGTCCAGACCATCCAGCGCAAGCAGTTCAAGGTCGACGCGGCGCGGCTGCTCGCGATCGCAGCCGAGCGCAACGCGGTCGGTTTCGTGCTGGGCCTGCCGATCAACATGGACGGCAGCGAAGGCCCGCGCGCGCAATCGACCCGGGCCTTTGCCCGCAACCTCTCAAACCTCACCGCGCTGGCGATCGGGCTGTGGGACGAGCGGCTCTCGACCGCGGCGGTCGAGCGCGAGCTGATCGGGATGGATGTCAGCCGCGCCCGCCGCGCCGAGGTGATCGACGAGCACGCCGCGATCTTCATCCTGCAGGGCGCGCTCGACCGGCTCGCAAAGCTGCGCGGGGACCGCTGA
- a CDS encoding AEC family transporter has translation MAVVIAALLPVFLLIVLGFVLKRTLMRLDTQWHGLEQLTYYVLFPVLLVQTLVKADLTKVPVAGVGGALLLAALLMCLLCLALRGPLARAGVDGPAFTSIFQGATRWQTYVALSVSRNLYDSTGLALASVAMVAIIPLVNVFSVAVLARYASSEKRSVSAIVMTVLKNPLIWACVIGLVINVTHIPLPQIWHDVADALGGSSLAIGLLVTGAGLHPEGIFRPSLAASIALVLKLVLMPVLTVALAVWFGVAGANLAIVAACAAVPTSPSAYVLARQMGGDAPLLAQIITLQTILAAITMPIVIAAAGP, from the coding sequence GTGGCCGTGGTGATCGCGGCGCTGCTGCCGGTGTTCCTGCTGATCGTGCTCGGCTTCGTCCTGAAGCGCACGCTGATGCGGCTCGACACGCAATGGCATGGGCTGGAGCAGCTCACTTATTACGTGCTGTTCCCCGTCCTGTTGGTACAGACGCTGGTCAAGGCCGACCTGACCAAGGTTCCGGTCGCCGGCGTCGGCGGCGCGTTGCTGCTCGCGGCGCTCTTGATGTGCCTGCTCTGCCTCGCGCTGCGCGGCCCGCTCGCCCGCGCCGGGGTGGATGGCCCCGCCTTCACCTCGATCTTCCAGGGCGCGACGCGCTGGCAGACCTATGTCGCGCTGTCGGTGTCACGCAATCTCTATGACAGCACAGGTCTCGCGCTCGCCTCGGTCGCGATGGTCGCCATCATCCCGCTGGTCAATGTCTTCAGCGTCGCCGTGCTGGCGAGATATGCCTCCTCGGAGAAGCGGTCCGTGAGCGCCATCGTGATGACGGTGCTGAAGAACCCGCTGATCTGGGCCTGTGTGATCGGTCTCGTCATCAACGTCACGCATATCCCGCTGCCGCAGATCTGGCATGACGTCGCCGACGCGCTCGGCGGCTCGTCGCTGGCGATCGGCCTGCTGGTGACCGGCGCCGGGCTGCATCCGGAAGGCATCTTCCGTCCCAGCCTCGCCGCCAGCATCGCGCTGGTGCTGAAGCTGGTGCTGATGCCGGTGCTCACGGTCGCGCTCGCGGTGTGGTTCGGCGTCGCCGGTGCCAATCTCGCCATCGTCGCCGCCTGCGCCGCGGTGCCGACCTCGCCCTCAGCCTATGTGCTGGCGCGCCAGATGGGCGGCGACGCTCCCCTGCTCGCCCAGATCATCACGCTGCAGACGATCCTGGCCGCGATCACGATGCCGATCGTGATCGCCGCGGCAGGGCCTTAG
- a CDS encoding CPBP family intramembrane metalloprotease — protein sequence MDALNPDTPPASVEPPPGPPRVWKFWGTALWGLVIFAAMFLGQVAVIIWRIIAQGGELSAAGITHVVADGLTISLSVLAGLPMVLLMLWFAIRRRRIPFADYLGLRGTSWKNVIIGIVALVVLVGAWDLVSRAAGREVTPGFMGDVLKSAQEHSALWLLVIAFAVAAPLWEELFARGWLYRGWSESSLGPYGAILLSSLVWTAMHLQYDWFFLCEVLSIGLLFGYLRFRTGSTWLTILLHGLNNLAATIQTWWLAG from the coding sequence ATGGACGCACTCAATCCCGATACTCCGCCGGCTTCCGTCGAACCGCCACCAGGTCCCCCGCGGGTCTGGAAATTCTGGGGCACCGCGCTGTGGGGCCTTGTGATCTTCGCCGCGATGTTCCTTGGCCAGGTCGCGGTCATCATCTGGCGCATCATCGCGCAGGGCGGGGAACTGTCGGCGGCCGGCATCACCCACGTGGTCGCCGACGGCCTGACCATCTCGCTCTCGGTGCTTGCCGGCCTGCCGATGGTGCTGCTGATGCTGTGGTTCGCCATCCGCCGCAGGCGGATCCCGTTCGCCGATTATCTCGGGCTGCGCGGGACGTCGTGGAAGAACGTGATCATCGGCATCGTCGCGCTCGTCGTGCTGGTCGGCGCCTGGGACCTGGTGTCCCGCGCCGCAGGGCGCGAGGTGACGCCGGGCTTCATGGGCGACGTGCTGAAATCGGCACAGGAGCACAGCGCGCTGTGGCTATTGGTGATCGCCTTCGCCGTGGCCGCCCCGCTCTGGGAGGAGCTGTTTGCGCGCGGCTGGCTCTATCGCGGCTGGTCGGAGAGCTCGCTCGGTCCTTACGGCGCGATCCTGCTCTCGTCGCTGGTCTGGACCGCGATGCATCTGCAATATGACTGGTTCTTCCTGTGCGAGGTGCTGTCGATCGGACTCCTGTTCGGCTATCTGCGGTTCCGCACCGGCTCGACCTGGCTCACCATCCTGCTGCACGGACTGAACAATCTGGCGGCGACGATCCAGACCTGGTGGCTGGCGGGGTGA